A single genomic interval of Demequina sp. NBRC 110054 harbors:
- a CDS encoding DUF6325 family protein, with amino-acid sequence MGLGPIEIVVIGFEHGRFDGSILPELERLTGAGTIRIVDAVVARKAEDGTATILELDEAPDEALADLHRIVSEIDGLISDEDVDELVDELPPGAAAAILCFEHTWVVPLRDAIAGAGGVLLDTMRIPGPVADEVLAAVAAAEGEE; translated from the coding sequence ATGGGACTCGGGCCCATCGAGATCGTCGTCATCGGCTTCGAGCACGGGAGGTTCGACGGCTCGATCCTCCCCGAGCTGGAGCGCCTGACCGGCGCCGGCACCATCCGCATCGTCGACGCCGTCGTGGCCCGCAAGGCCGAGGACGGCACCGCCACGATCCTCGAGCTCGACGAGGCCCCCGACGAGGCACTCGCCGACCTCCACCGCATCGTCTCCGAGATCGACGGCCTGATCTCCGACGAGGATGTGGACGAGCTCGTCGACGAGCTGCCGCCCGGCGCGGCCGCGGCGATCCTGTGCTTCGAGCACACGTGGGTCGTGCCGCTGCGCGACGCGATCGCGGGAGCGGGAGGAGTGCTGCTCGACACGATGCGCATCCCCGGGCCCGTGGCGGACGAGGTGCTCGCGGCGGTCGCCGCGGCCGAGGGAGAGGAGTAG
- a CDS encoding SHOCT domain-containing protein, which produces MPIRVGRPGLIGTMARTAVISGTATAVSGGVARRQSARAAQRAAPVQQAAPVQAMPAAAPAPQVTAASSGGDDLMAQLAKLGEMRSAGLLDDAEFAAAKAKLLG; this is translated from the coding sequence ATGCCGATCCGAGTCGGACGACCAGGCCTCATCGGGACGATGGCGCGCACCGCGGTCATCTCCGGCACCGCGACCGCGGTGTCGGGAGGAGTCGCGAGGCGCCAGTCCGCGCGCGCGGCCCAGAGGGCGGCGCCGGTCCAGCAGGCCGCGCCGGTGCAGGCGATGCCCGCCGCCGCTCCCGCACCCCAGGTGACCGCCGCATCGTCCGGGGGCGACGACCTCATGGCTCAGCTGGCCAAGCTCGGCGAGATGAGGTCGGCTGGGCTGCTCGACGACGCCGAGTTCGCCGCCGCGAAGGCGAAGCTCCTGGGCTGA
- a CDS encoding TIGR00341 family protein, which produces MTAWAEQVRETKWSGRLNTVHYMRDAVFFDGDTAKVRAMHTRFWLLLLLASAIATAGIAADSTATVIGAMIVAPLMRPIQGTMLATVLGDHRNLVRSVVIMIAGATAAVTVGFVLGLLVQVPMTAETNAQIAGRVSPGLIDLFAALAVGVVGSIALIRADISDTLPGVAIAISLVPPLCAAGLALESGEPGQAFGAVLLFATNVAAILATGALIMGVFGYSRLRLEASEDKEAERRRRARTYLTMAALVLAVSGPLTWSTAHAIQNNSRIAQIRQYVEAAAADSKWTIVSVTARENNMVHVLVKGTPPLPDVDAVYDDMAASGLDADTVILEFVPSYTFDSEGARDSF; this is translated from the coding sequence ATGACCGCGTGGGCGGAGCAGGTGCGGGAGACGAAGTGGTCCGGGCGGCTGAACACCGTCCACTACATGCGGGATGCCGTGTTCTTCGACGGCGACACCGCGAAGGTGCGCGCGATGCATACGCGCTTCTGGCTGCTGCTGCTGCTCGCGAGCGCGATCGCGACCGCGGGAATCGCGGCGGACTCCACAGCGACCGTCATCGGCGCGATGATCGTGGCTCCGCTGATGCGCCCCATCCAGGGGACGATGCTCGCCACGGTCCTGGGCGACCACCGCAACCTGGTGCGCTCGGTCGTCATCATGATCGCCGGCGCCACGGCTGCGGTCACCGTCGGCTTCGTCCTCGGCCTCCTGGTGCAGGTGCCGATGACGGCGGAGACCAACGCGCAGATCGCGGGCCGCGTCTCCCCCGGGCTCATCGACCTCTTCGCCGCGCTCGCGGTGGGCGTGGTCGGCTCGATCGCGCTCATCCGCGCCGATATCTCCGACACGCTTCCCGGCGTCGCGATCGCGATCTCCCTGGTTCCGCCGCTGTGCGCAGCCGGGCTCGCACTCGAGTCGGGCGAGCCAGGACAGGCCTTCGGCGCGGTGCTGCTGTTCGCGACCAACGTCGCGGCGATCCTCGCCACGGGCGCGCTCATCATGGGGGTCTTCGGGTACTCGCGGCTCAGGCTCGAGGCCTCCGAGGACAAGGAGGCCGAGCGACGCCGCCGCGCGCGGACCTACCTGACGATGGCGGCGCTCGTGCTCGCGGTGAGCGGCCCGCTGACCTGGTCCACCGCGCACGCGATTCAGAACAACTCGCGGATCGCGCAGATCCGGCAGTATGTCGAGGCCGCGGCGGCCGACTCGAAGTGGACGATCGTGTCCGTGACGGCGCGCGAGAACAACATGGTGCACGTCCTCGTGAAGGGCACCCCTCCGCTGCCCGACGTCGATGCGGTGTACGACGACATGGCCGCCTCGGGGCTGGACGCCGACACCGTGATCCTCGAGTTCGTGCCGTCGTACACGTTCGACTCGGAGGGCGCGCGGGACTCGTTCTGA
- a CDS encoding GyrI-like domain-containing protein, producing the protein MSISMETRPSQTIAGVTDRCPLEEMPQAMGRNFGRLMAVLTEQGAAPAGPPMTLYPEPMTPDGPVVFVSAIPVQAGTTGDGDVEITEIPEGPIVVFMHEGPYSELGRTYGLAHEQMRKAGLLVGGPPCEIYLNDPGDTPPERLLTRIEFPVFEPD; encoded by the coding sequence ATGTCGATCAGCATGGAGACGAGGCCGTCGCAGACGATCGCCGGCGTGACGGACAGGTGCCCGCTCGAGGAGATGCCTCAGGCGATGGGACGCAACTTCGGGCGGCTCATGGCCGTGCTCACGGAGCAGGGTGCGGCGCCCGCCGGGCCGCCGATGACGCTGTATCCCGAACCGATGACCCCGGACGGGCCCGTCGTCTTCGTGTCCGCGATCCCCGTGCAGGCGGGGACGACCGGCGACGGCGACGTCGAGATCACGGAGATCCCCGAGGGGCCGATCGTCGTGTTCATGCACGAGGGTCCCTACTCCGAGCTGGGCCGCACGTACGGCCTCGCGCACGAGCAGATGCGGAAGGCGGGGCTGCTCGTCGGCGGGCCACCGTGCGAGATCTACCTCAACGATCCCGGGGACACCCCGCCCGAGCGGCTGCTCACCAGGATCGAGTTCCCGGTGTTCGAGCCGGACTGA
- a CDS encoding ABC transporter ATP-binding protein has protein sequence MSTETRDRPQQRRGPGPGPMGHGMGGAPTEKASDFKGSLRRLAGHLAPEKNLVWFVIFLGAASVALNVMGPKILGNATTIVFEGLLSGTGVDFGRVHTILAWLIVIYLFAALLQFIQGYILNGITQRTVYRLRERVEDKINRLPLSYVDKHQRGELLSRVTNDIDNVSQTLQQTLSQLFTSLLTVVGVLAMMVYISPWLALVAIVSIPLTLGIVMQVAKRSQPKFVEQWKYTGDLNGQIEEGYTGHALVKVFGRQKETQEEFARKNEELYEASFGAQFISGIIMPSTMFVGNLVYVAVAVVGGVMVTNGTLPLGDVQAFIQYSRQFQQPLTQLGSMANLLQSGVASAERVFELLDAEEQTPDEDPAQSPDDSHGRLVFDDVTFRYVEDKPLIDNLDLTVEPGRTVAIVGPTGAGKTTLVNLVMRFYELNGGRITLDGVDIAKMTREDLRSRTGMVLQDAWLFGGTIRDNIAYGREGATEEEILAAAKAAYVDRFVHSLPEGYDTVLDDDATNVSVGERQLITIARAFVSQPQVLILDEATSSVDTRTELLVQHAMEKLRRDRTAFVIAHRLSTIRDADLILVMENGSIVEKGTHDELLAVKGAYARLYEAQFSAPIEEVEPPLDPVNPETGELATVFDDASVPHPVAPEHAGEDLDDPDVDR, from the coding sequence ATGAGCACCGAGACGCGCGACCGGCCGCAGCAGCGCCGCGGCCCCGGGCCCGGCCCGATGGGCCACGGCATGGGGGGCGCCCCGACAGAGAAGGCCTCCGACTTCAAGGGCTCCCTGAGGAGGCTCGCGGGCCACCTCGCCCCGGAGAAGAACCTCGTCTGGTTCGTGATCTTCCTCGGAGCCGCCTCCGTGGCGCTCAACGTCATGGGCCCCAAGATCCTCGGCAACGCGACCACGATCGTCTTCGAGGGGCTCCTCAGCGGCACGGGCGTCGACTTCGGACGCGTGCACACGATCCTCGCGTGGCTGATCGTCATCTACCTGTTCGCGGCCCTGCTGCAGTTCATCCAGGGATACATCCTCAATGGGATCACCCAGCGCACCGTCTACCGGCTCCGCGAGCGGGTCGAGGACAAGATCAACCGGCTCCCGCTGAGCTACGTCGACAAGCATCAGCGCGGCGAGCTGCTGTCGCGCGTGACCAACGACATCGACAACGTGTCGCAGACGCTGCAGCAGACGCTCAGCCAGCTGTTCACGTCGCTGCTCACGGTGGTCGGCGTGCTGGCCATGATGGTCTACATCTCGCCGTGGCTCGCGCTCGTGGCGATCGTGTCGATCCCGCTCACGCTCGGCATCGTCATGCAGGTCGCGAAGCGCTCGCAGCCGAAGTTCGTCGAGCAGTGGAAGTACACGGGCGACCTCAACGGTCAGATCGAGGAGGGCTACACGGGCCACGCGCTCGTCAAGGTCTTCGGTCGCCAGAAGGAGACCCAGGAGGAGTTCGCGCGCAAGAACGAGGAGCTCTACGAGGCGAGCTTCGGCGCGCAGTTCATCTCCGGCATCATCATGCCCTCGACGATGTTCGTCGGGAACCTGGTGTACGTGGCCGTCGCGGTCGTCGGCGGCGTGATGGTCACCAACGGCACCCTGCCGCTCGGAGATGTGCAGGCCTTCATCCAGTACTCGCGCCAGTTCCAGCAGCCGCTGACACAGCTGGGATCGATGGCCAACCTGCTGCAGTCGGGAGTGGCGAGCGCCGAGCGTGTCTTCGAGCTCCTCGACGCCGAGGAGCAGACGCCCGACGAGGACCCCGCGCAGTCGCCCGACGACAGCCACGGCCGCCTCGTGTTCGACGACGTGACGTTCCGCTACGTCGAGGACAAGCCGCTGATCGACAACCTCGACCTCACCGTCGAGCCGGGACGCACGGTCGCGATCGTCGGACCCACCGGTGCAGGCAAGACCACGCTCGTCAACCTCGTGATGCGCTTCTACGAGCTGAACGGCGGGCGGATCACGCTCGACGGCGTCGACATCGCGAAGATGACGCGCGAGGATCTGCGCTCCCGCACCGGCATGGTGCTCCAGGACGCGTGGCTGTTCGGTGGAACGATCCGCGACAACATCGCTTATGGACGCGAGGGTGCGACGGAGGAGGAGATCCTCGCCGCCGCGAAGGCCGCCTACGTGGACCGCTTCGTGCACTCGCTGCCCGAGGGCTACGACACCGTGCTCGACGACGACGCGACCAACGTGTCGGTCGGCGAGCGTCAGCTCATCACGATCGCGCGCGCGTTCGTGTCCCAGCCGCAGGTGCTCATCCTCGACGAGGCGACGAGCTCGGTCGACACCCGCACCGAGCTGCTCGTCCAGCACGCGATGGAGAAGCTGCGCCGCGACCGCACGGCGTTCGTCATCGCGCACCGCCTGTCCACCATCCGCGACGCGGACCTGATCCTCGTGATGGAGAACGGGTCGATCGTGGAGAAGGGCACCCACGACGAGCTCCTCGCCGTCAAGGGCGCCTACGCGCGGCTGTACGAGGCGCAGTTCTCGGCGCCTATCGAGGAGGTCGAGCCGCCGCTCGACCCCGTGAACCCCGAGACCGGCGAGCTCGCGACGGTGTTCGACGACGCCTCCGTGCCCCATCCGGTCGCGCCCGAGCACGCCGGCGAGGATCTCGACGACCCGGACGTCGATCGCTGA
- a CDS encoding ABC transporter ATP-binding protein, which produces MLWKLLTSSIRPYMGLLAGIVGFQLAQSIANLYLPSLNADIIDNGVAVGDLDHIWSVGGVMLALTLVQVACAISAVYFGAKLAMRVGRDLRHRIFARAGSFSEAEVQRFGAPSLITRTTNDVQQVQMLVLMGATMLVSAPFMAIGGVIMAVHQDAGLSWIMVVAIPVLLIGVMLIVTRMVPHFQRMQKRIDRVNQVLREQLTGIRVVRAFVREPVETRRFAQANDDVTESALKAGRLMAAMFPLVFVVLNLSSVAVIWFGADRVNSGEMQVGALTAFLTYLIQILMAVMMATFLFVLLPRATVSADRIGEVLETETTVLEKDDAVSEFPTPGELVFEGVDFKYPGAEQPVLGDISFTAAPGTTTAVIGSTGAGKSTLVGLVPRLYDATTGTIKVSGVDVRDAGLEALWSRLGIVPQRPYLFSGTVASNLRYGAPQATDEELWHALDVAQGADFVRAMPDGLDTEVAQGGTSVSGGQRQRLAIARALVRKPDVLVFDDSFSALDTATDARLRAALAREFADTTVLVVAQRVSSIVDADQILVLEDGRIIDRGTHDELLESSETYQEIVSTQLRVEAA; this is translated from the coding sequence ATGCTCTGGAAGCTGCTCACGTCATCGATACGCCCGTACATGGGGCTGCTGGCCGGCATCGTCGGCTTCCAGCTCGCGCAGTCGATCGCGAACCTCTACCTGCCTAGCCTCAACGCCGACATCATCGACAACGGTGTGGCCGTGGGCGACCTCGACCACATCTGGAGCGTCGGCGGCGTCATGCTCGCCCTCACGCTCGTCCAGGTCGCATGCGCGATCAGCGCGGTGTACTTCGGCGCGAAGCTCGCGATGAGGGTCGGCAGGGACCTGCGCCACCGCATCTTCGCGCGCGCCGGCTCGTTCTCCGAGGCCGAGGTCCAGAGGTTCGGCGCGCCGTCGCTCATCACGCGCACCACGAACGACGTGCAGCAGGTCCAGATGCTCGTCCTCATGGGCGCGACGATGCTCGTGAGCGCGCCGTTCATGGCGATCGGCGGCGTGATCATGGCGGTCCACCAGGACGCCGGGCTGTCGTGGATCATGGTGGTCGCGATCCCGGTGCTGCTGATCGGCGTCATGCTGATCGTGACCCGGATGGTGCCGCACTTCCAGCGCATGCAGAAGCGCATCGACCGCGTGAACCAGGTGCTGCGCGAGCAGCTCACCGGCATCCGCGTGGTCCGCGCGTTCGTCCGCGAGCCGGTCGAGACCAGGCGTTTCGCTCAGGCCAACGACGACGTGACGGAGTCCGCGCTCAAGGCCGGCCGGCTCATGGCCGCGATGTTCCCGCTCGTGTTCGTGGTCCTCAACCTCAGCTCGGTCGCGGTGATCTGGTTCGGCGCGGACCGCGTCAACAGCGGGGAGATGCAGGTGGGCGCGCTCACCGCGTTCCTCACCTACCTCATCCAGATCCTCATGGCCGTGATGATGGCGACGTTCCTGTTCGTGCTGCTGCCCCGCGCGACCGTCTCCGCCGACCGCATCGGCGAGGTGCTCGAGACGGAGACCACCGTGCTCGAGAAGGACGATGCGGTCTCCGAGTTCCCGACTCCCGGCGAGCTCGTGTTCGAGGGAGTCGACTTCAAGTACCCGGGGGCCGAGCAGCCCGTCCTGGGGGACATCAGCTTCACGGCGGCACCCGGGACGACGACGGCCGTGATCGGCTCGACCGGCGCCGGCAAGTCGACGCTCGTGGGTCTTGTCCCGCGCCTCTACGACGCGACCACCGGCACGATCAAGGTGAGCGGCGTCGACGTCCGCGACGCGGGGCTCGAGGCCTTGTGGTCCAGGCTCGGCATCGTCCCGCAGCGTCCGTACCTGTTCTCCGGGACCGTCGCCTCCAACCTTCGCTACGGCGCCCCCCAGGCGACCGACGAGGAGCTGTGGCACGCGCTCGACGTGGCCCAGGGCGCCGACTTCGTGCGGGCGATGCCCGACGGGCTCGACACCGAGGTCGCGCAGGGCGGCACGTCCGTGTCGGGCGGCCAGCGCCAGCGCCTCGCGATCGCGAGAGCGCTCGTGAGGAAGCCCGACGTCCTGGTCTTCGACGACTCGTTCTCCGCCCTGGACACCGCGACCGACGCGAGACTCAGAGCCGCGCTCGCGAGAGAGTTCGCGGACACGACGGTGCTCGTGGTCGCGCAGCGCGTGTCCTCGATCGTCGACGCCGACCAGATCCTCGTCCTCGAGGACGGCCGCATCATCGATCGCGGCACGCACGACGAGCTCCTTGAGAGCTCGGAGACCTACCAGGAGATCGTCAGCACGCAGCTGCGAGTGGAGGCGGCATGA
- a CDS encoding TetR/AcrR family transcriptional regulator, which produces MTNDASGDAVSPVQGRAPRMSADDRRAQILDAAIPLILEAGGEVTTRQIAESAGIAEGTIFRVFDDKNALIDAAIARVMAPEATLAALERVDASLPLDEKVARIVTLLHDRVRGVVAFMTALGPRDHARHHGKGHDGGPLGEATSAVESLLAPHADELRVQPATAVDYLRILVFGTSMPFIRSAREVTAAELTDFILRGISREGD; this is translated from the coding sequence GTGACGAATGACGCGAGCGGAGACGCGGTGAGCCCCGTGCAGGGACGCGCGCCGCGCATGTCCGCCGACGACCGCCGCGCTCAGATCCTCGACGCGGCCATCCCGCTGATCCTCGAGGCGGGCGGCGAGGTGACGACCAGGCAGATCGCCGAGTCCGCCGGCATCGCCGAGGGCACGATCTTCCGCGTCTTCGACGACAAGAACGCCCTGATCGACGCCGCGATCGCGCGCGTCATGGCGCCGGAGGCGACACTGGCGGCGCTTGAGCGCGTCGACGCGTCGCTCCCGCTCGACGAGAAGGTCGCGCGGATCGTGACGCTGCTCCACGACCGGGTGAGGGGCGTCGTCGCCTTCATGACCGCGCTCGGCCCGCGCGATCACGCGCGGCACCACGGCAAGGGCCACGACGGCGGTCCGCTCGGCGAGGCGACGAGCGCCGTCGAGTCCCTTCTCGCGCCCCACGCCGACGAGCTGCGGGTCCAGCCCGCGACAGCCGTCGACTATCTGCGCATCCTGGTGTTCGGGACCTCGATGCCGTTCATTCGTTCGGCCCGAGAGGTCACGGCCGCCGAGCTCACCGACTTCATCCTCCGTGGCATCTCCCGGGAAGGGGACTGA
- a CDS encoding N-acetyltransferase, translating into MAIRPAVVDDHAQIARVCLLTGRQGRDATGVFCDDTVLSDVYATPYLHGPGGFCLVWEDDEATADAGLSEARGYVLGTSDTEAFQRWFVESWWPERAPLHQPCHVSDAWLLSSAADPERMLVPRVAEFPAHLHIDLLPDQQGRGAGRALIDEACALLAARGAPGVHLVAEAANEGAQAFYPRVGFEAIARDDATVTWARSLA; encoded by the coding sequence GTGGCAATCCGGCCCGCTGTCGTCGACGATCACGCGCAGATCGCGCGCGTCTGCCTGCTCACCGGGCGGCAGGGGCGCGACGCGACGGGCGTGTTCTGCGACGACACCGTGCTGTCGGACGTGTACGCGACGCCGTATCTCCACGGACCGGGAGGCTTCTGCCTGGTCTGGGAGGACGACGAGGCGACCGCCGATGCGGGGCTGAGCGAGGCTCGCGGCTATGTGCTGGGCACCTCCGATACCGAGGCCTTCCAGCGGTGGTTCGTCGAGAGCTGGTGGCCCGAGCGGGCCCCGCTGCATCAGCCGTGCCACGTCTCCGACGCCTGGCTGCTGTCCTCCGCGGCGGACCCCGAGCGGATGCTCGTGCCGCGCGTGGCGGAGTTCCCCGCGCACCTGCACATCGACCTGCTGCCCGACCAGCAGGGAAGGGGCGCGGGGCGCGCGCTGATCGATGAGGCGTGCGCGCTACTGGCCGCGCGCGGTGCGCCGGGAGTGCACCTGGTGGCGGAGGCGGCGAACGAGGGCGCGCAGGCGTTCTACCCGCGCGTGGGCTTCGAGGCGATCGCGAGGGACGATGCGACGGTCACCTGGGCGCGCAGCCTCGCGTGA
- a CDS encoding FUSC family protein: MSRAAEWIPPAKVMRLVIVLVTVLVAIALVGLWWGGANAAVASVLGAVSVLILALKQPPWWHTVVLGLVTAAGASAATVVAGSSWGLGLVVAATVLATTPLVLRHGAIVSSTPVVVALAGMEASSIGPAAAAAGIIAAALLMVLAVALLRLSIPLPPAQERAVLLAYVGILALGSGLAVGVVTALGISHGYWVVIALTAVLVPVAGETTSKARGRIAGTVAGAIIASGLALVLPGAFAAVVAALSLLLGIAWTVMGSQARGAGLTAVAIVLLSSAGAAAEAWEVAGERALLTLAGGVFAAVLGLAFARFDRREEALEADRE; encoded by the coding sequence ATGTCCCGCGCCGCTGAGTGGATCCCGCCTGCCAAGGTGATGCGCCTCGTCATCGTGCTGGTGACCGTGCTGGTGGCGATCGCGCTCGTCGGCCTGTGGTGGGGAGGCGCCAACGCTGCCGTGGCGTCCGTGCTCGGGGCGGTGTCGGTGCTGATCCTCGCGCTCAAGCAGCCTCCTTGGTGGCACACCGTGGTGCTGGGCCTGGTGACGGCGGCGGGCGCATCGGCGGCCACCGTGGTGGCCGGCTCGTCGTGGGGGCTGGGCCTCGTCGTCGCCGCGACGGTGCTCGCGACGACCCCTCTCGTGCTGCGGCACGGTGCGATCGTGTCGAGCACCCCGGTGGTCGTGGCCCTTGCAGGCATGGAGGCCTCGTCGATCGGCCCCGCGGCGGCGGCCGCCGGCATCATCGCGGCGGCCCTGCTCATGGTGCTCGCAGTCGCCCTGCTGAGGCTCAGCATCCCGCTGCCTCCCGCGCAGGAACGTGCGGTCCTGCTCGCCTACGTCGGCATCCTTGCGCTCGGTTCGGGTCTCGCGGTCGGCGTCGTGACGGCCCTGGGCATCTCGCATGGCTACTGGGTGGTCATCGCGCTGACCGCCGTCCTGGTGCCGGTCGCGGGGGAGACGACGAGCAAGGCGCGCGGCCGCATCGCCGGAACGGTGGCCGGTGCGATCATCGCGTCGGGACTCGCGCTCGTCCTCCCGGGTGCGTTCGCGGCGGTGGTCGCGGCGCTGAGCCTCCTGCTCGGCATCGCGTGGACTGTCATGGGCAGCCAGGCGCGGGGAGCCGGGCTGACTGCCGTGGCGATCGTGCTGCTGTCCTCTGCCGGAGCTGCCGCCGAGGCCTGGGAGGTCGCGGGCGAGCGTGCACTTCTGACGCTCGCGGGAGGGGTGTTCGCCGCGGTGCTGGGCCTCGCCTTCGCGCGCTTCGACCGGCGCGAGGAGGCCCTTGAGGCCGACCGCGAGTAG
- the thrB gene encoding homoserine kinase yields the protein MRIAADHVRVSVPATAGNLGPGFDSLGLALGVRDELEVRAIASRSIEMEIEGEGESTLPRDESHLVVQAIRAALDHVGASQTGLAIRATNRIPHGRGLGSSAAAVVAGITAARAMISEPEALDRAERLRLATVFEGHPDNAAPAIYGGATVAWTVDGSPRAAALEVGEQIETAVLVPGATLPTKEARAVLPPQVPHTHAAFNAGRSALLVHALAGRPELLLDATEDKLHQGYRADVLGPATSLLRALRERGLAAVISGAGPSVLVMGTDLEEAGLGSGLPESVQGIGDSEWRCIHTVGRVAGATGEPVGV from the coding sequence ATGCGCATCGCCGCCGACCACGTGCGGGTCTCCGTGCCCGCGACCGCAGGGAACCTGGGCCCGGGCTTCGACTCGCTCGGGCTCGCGCTCGGCGTGCGCGACGAGCTCGAGGTGCGCGCGATCGCCTCCCGGAGCATCGAGATGGAGATCGAGGGCGAGGGGGAGTCCACCCTGCCTCGCGACGAGTCGCACCTCGTGGTGCAGGCCATCCGCGCCGCGCTCGACCACGTCGGCGCCTCGCAGACCGGCCTCGCGATCCGCGCGACCAACCGCATCCCGCACGGCCGGGGCCTCGGCTCGTCGGCCGCGGCCGTCGTCGCGGGCATCACCGCGGCGCGCGCCATGATCTCCGAGCCGGAGGCGCTCGACCGCGCCGAGCGGCTTCGCCTGGCCACCGTCTTCGAGGGTCACCCCGACAACGCCGCGCCCGCGATCTACGGCGGCGCTACCGTCGCGTGGACCGTGGACGGGTCGCCCCGCGCGGCGGCGCTCGAGGTCGGCGAGCAGATCGAGACCGCGGTGCTCGTGCCCGGCGCGACGCTGCCGACCAAGGAGGCCCGCGCGGTGCTGCCGCCGCAGGTGCCCCACACGCACGCCGCGTTCAACGCGGGGCGCTCGGCGCTGCTCGTCCACGCCCTCGCAGGTCGCCCCGAGCTGCTGCTCGACGCGACCGAGGACAAGCTCCACCAGGGCTACCGCGCCGACGTGCTCGGTCCCGCGACCTCGCTGCTGCGGGCGCTGCGTGAGCGCGGCCTCGCCGCGGTGATCTCGGGCGCGGGCCCGTCCGTGCTCGTCATGGGCACTGATCTCGAGGAGGCGGGGCTCGGCTCCGGCCTGCCCGAGTCGGTGCAGGGCATCGGCGACTCCGAGTGGCGCTGCATCCACACCGTCGGCCGCGTGGCCGGCGCGACGGGGGAGCCCGTCGGGGTCTGA
- the thrC gene encoding threonine synthase, which yields MAHVWRGIIREYLDRLPFEETDTIVTLGEGGTPLVPAPSISSEVGANVFVKVEGMNPTGSFKDRGMTSAITQVVKDGDHTVVCASTGNTSASAAAYAAHAGLRCVVMIPQGKIAAGKMAQAIVHGAELVQVDGNFDECLDIVRDLSENYPIALVNSVNPYRLQGQKTAAFEIVDQLGDAPDIHMLPVGNAGNISAYWMGFKEALSAGDASRLPKIWGVQAAGAAPFVAGHPIKDPETVATAIRIGKPASWDLAVAARDESGGWIRAVSDKQILNAQARLAADVGVFVEPASAAPIAGLLAAAALGEVPKDATITCTVTGNGLKDTATALAGHEVEPTVIPVDTEAAAKVLGL from the coding sequence ATGGCCCACGTCTGGCGCGGCATCATCCGCGAGTACCTGGACCGTCTGCCCTTCGAGGAGACCGACACCATCGTCACGCTCGGCGAGGGCGGCACGCCGCTAGTGCCCGCGCCCTCGATCTCGTCCGAGGTCGGGGCCAACGTGTTCGTGAAGGTCGAGGGGATGAACCCCACGGGCTCCTTCAAGGACCGTGGCATGACGTCGGCGATCACGCAGGTCGTCAAGGACGGCGACCACACGGTCGTGTGCGCCTCGACGGGCAACACGTCCGCGTCCGCGGCCGCGTACGCCGCGCACGCGGGACTGCGCTGCGTCGTGATGATCCCGCAGGGCAAGATCGCCGCGGGCAAGATGGCGCAGGCGATCGTCCACGGCGCCGAGCTCGTGCAGGTCGACGGCAACTTCGACGAGTGCCTCGACATCGTCCGCGACCTGTCGGAGAACTACCCCATCGCGCTGGTCAACTCGGTCAACCCGTATCGACTCCAGGGTCAGAAGACCGCGGCGTTCGAGATCGTCGACCAGCTCGGCGACGCCCCCGACATCCACATGCTGCCCGTCGGCAATGCCGGCAACATCTCGGCGTACTGGATGGGCTTCAAGGAGGCGCTTTCGGCCGGAGACGCGAGCCGCCTGCCCAAGATCTGGGGCGTCCAGGCCGCTGGTGCCGCGCCGTTCGTCGCCGGCCACCCGATCAAGGACCCCGAGACCGTCGCGACCGCGATCCGCATCGGCAAGCCCGCGTCGTGGGACCTCGCTGTCGCCGCGCGCGACGAGTCCGGCGGCTGGATCCGGGCCGTGTCGGACAAGCAGATCCTCAACGCGCAGGCGCGCCTCGCGGCCGACGTCGGCGTTTTCGTCGAGCCCGCCTCAGCCGCGCCGATCGCGGGCCTGCTTGCCGCAGCCGCGCTGGGCGAGGTGCCGAAGGACGCGACGATCACCTGCACCGTCACCGGCAATGGGCTCAAGGACACCGCGACCGCGCTCGCGGGCCACGAGGTCGAGCCGACCGTGATCCCCGTCGACACCGAGGCTGCCGCCAAGGTCCTGGGGCTGTAG